In a genomic window of Chaetodon auriga isolate fChaAug3 chromosome 1, fChaAug3.hap1, whole genome shotgun sequence:
- the LOC143323851 gene encoding isocitrate dehydrogenase [NAD] subunit alpha, mitochondrial encodes MAGSAWRSMLSQVVVGAVKRPALSSASFSRGMQTVTLIPGDGIGPEISAAVMKIFEAAKAPIRWEERNVTAIKGPGGRWMIPPDAKDSMDKSKIGLKGPLKTPIAAGHPSMNLLLRKTFDLYANVRPCVSIEGYKTPYTDVNLVTIRENTEGEYSGIEHVIVDGVVQSIKLITENASRRIAEYAFEYARNNQRSSVTAVHKANIMRMSDGLFLRKCREVAENFKDIKFTEMYLDTVCLNMVQDPTQFDVLVMPNLYGDILSDLCAGLIGGLGVTPSGNIGANGVAIFESVHGTAPDIAGMDMANPTALLLSAVMMLRHMGLHDYGNKIQTACFDTIRDKKVLTKDLGGNSKCSEFTDDICRRVRDLD; translated from the exons TTGTCtcaggtggtggtgggggcagTGAAGAGACCCGCTCTGTCCTCGGCTTCCTTTTCCAGAGGG aTGCAGACAGTCACTCTGATTCCTGGCGATGGGATTGGACCAGAGATCTCAGCTGCTGTCATGAAGATCTTTGAAGCTGCTAAG GCTCCCAtcaggtgggaggagaggaacgTGACGGCGATAAAGGGACCGGGCGGCAGATGGATGATCCCTCCTGATGCCAAAGACTCGATGGACAAGAGCAAGATCGGACTGAAAG GACCCCTGAAGACCCCCATTGCTGCCGGTCACCCCTCCatgaacctgctgctgaggaagaccTTTGACCTTTACGCTAACGTCCGACCCTGCGTCTCCATCGAGGGCTACAAGACTCCGTACACTGACGTCAATCTGGTCACCATCCGGGAGAACACAGAGGGCGAGTACAGCGGCATCGAACACGTG ATCGTCGACGGCGTCGTTCAGAGCATCAAACTGATCACTGAGAACGCCAGCAGACGCATCGCTGAGTACGCCTTCGAATATGCCAGAAACAACCAAAGAAGCAGCGTGACGGCCGTCCACAAGGCCAACATCAT GCGAATGTCAGATGGTCTGTTTCTGAGGAAATGTCGCGAGGTGGCCGAAAACTTCAAAGACATCAAGTTCACCGAGATGTACCTGGACACGGTTTGCCTCAAC ATGGTTCAGGATCCCACCCAGTTTGACGTACTGGTCATGCCCAACCTGTACGGAGACattctcag TGATCTGTGCGCCGGTCTGATCGGAGGACTCGGAGTCACCCCCAGCGGGAACATCGGCGCCAACGGAGTCGCCATATTCGAATCG gttcACGGCACCGCCCCCGACATTGCCGGCATGGACATGGCGAATCCCACCGCCCTGCTGCTCAGTGCTGTCATGATGTTGCGCCACATGGGTCTCCATGACTACGGCAACAAGATCCAGACGGCCTGTTTCGACACCATCAGAGACAAGAAG GTGCTGACGAAGGACCTGGGAGGAAACTCCAAGTGCTCAGAGTTTACGGACGACATCTGCCGGCGTGTCCGGGATCTggactga